CGTCCAGGATCACGGTTTTGTAAAGGCCACTGGCGATCGCCGCTCGGGCGATCTCCCAGGCACGTTCGGCCTCCACGTAGTCGATCGGCTCCTGTTGACCACGCCAGACAATTGCGTCCCGTCCGGAACGCAGGTGGTCCACCAGATGCGGATAGCTTTCGCGTAGAGCTGCGATCGCAGCATCTTCGGTGTAGCCGTTGCCTCCCTTGAGCCACTGCAGGATCAGGACGCGGTGGCTTTTGTCCTGGCTGATACCTCGGCCGATGGCCTGGAGACCTTTCCCCAGGGCACTGGTGGATTTTCCCTTGCCTTCGCCGGTGTAGATCTCGATTCCACCCGGGGATGGGAATGGAAGCAGTGAATCGTCCTTGGGCTCGATTCGCCTGTGGGCGCGCATCTCAGAGTGCAGATCGGCGATATGAATCAACGGTTGTGGGGCAGCGCGTCCGGTGACGATGATTTCCATGCCCTCCGGTCGAGCCGAGAGGGTCTTCACCACATCATTGATGTCGAGCAGCCCGAGATCGAGCACCGGGTTCAGCTCGTCCAGAACCACAACGGAGTAGAGAGCGCTGGCAATAGCGCCTCGCGCGATGTCCCAACCCCGCTGGGCTTCCTGTTGGTCGAATTTGGTGGCTTCGTCAGCGTTGAAATAGTCGGCCCGTCCAGTGCGGACCTGGTCGATCAGGTGAGGGAAACCCTGTTGCAGTGCTTCGATCGCTGCATCCTCGTCGTAGGCCCGACCAGGTCCTTTAAGGAACCGCAGCAGCAGAACCCGGGTTCT
Above is a window of Synechococcus sp. BIOS-E4-1 DNA encoding:
- a CDS encoding cob(I)yrinic acid a,c-diamide adenosyltransferase — encoded protein: MDAVQSSDSSSGTRRNSKPGIGIVTAADSRERSLGQLHVYDGEGKGKSQAALGVVLRTIGLGICEQRRTRVLLLRFLKGPGRAYDEDAAIEALQQGFPHLIDQVRTGRADYFNADEATKFDQQEAQRGWDIARGAIASALYSVVVLDELNPVLDLGLLDINDVVKTLSARPEGMEIIVTGRAAPQPLIHIADLHSEMRAHRRIEPKDDSLLPFPSPGGIEIYTGEGKGKSTSALGKGLQAIGRGISQDKSHRVLILQWLKGGNGYTEDAAIAALRESYPHLVDHLRSGRDAIVWRGQQEPIDYVEAERAWEIARAAIASGLYKTVILDELNPTVDLELLPVEPIVQALVRKPSETEVIITGRCKHPPAYFDLASVHSEMVCHKHYVEQGVDLKRGVDY